Below is a window of Candidatus Neomarinimicrobiota bacterium DNA.
GATTGTTCGGGGATACCCCACTGACCTGATACGTCTGTGAACCAGACCGCGGACGGGTGAAGAACGAGTAGATATCCTTGTTTTCCGGAAAGGAGAGTTGCTGGATATACTTCAGTTGAATATAATCCAGATGCCCCTGTGCGGAGGACGTTTCGCCGTTACTGATTATTTCAATACTATTCCCTGTTGAGGAAAAGAGATCGCCGCTAACGTTTTCGGAAAGAGAGGCCACGGCTGAACTATATTCACCTGATCGTATACTTGCGTCACCGATAGGAGACTCGTTTATCGAAAACTCCCAAAAATGGCGGTTAGCATCGTTGCCGCGGGCGACAGCGATTTGAATATTCGCAGACGAATCCGTTACGATATTAGGTATATCTAACGGGAAAGCCTGTTTGTCATATGCGCCAAAAAAACTATTCCCGTACCATCTGAGTCCGCTCCCGAAAAAATTGCGGCGCTCTTCTTCGTATCGGTAAACCCCTTGCGCCGTCGTAATGGAATTATCCGAGGATGATACATTTGAAGTGGTAAGGCGTTTGCCTGGTTCAGTCGATTTTTCTCCCGGAAGATTGAGCCAGTAGTAATTTGTAGTTTCAAAGGAATTCCTGACAAACCGAACGTTTTCTCCATCCGGAACAAACCGGCTGGGGGGTTGTCCGTAAAATTCGATGGCATCTCCCTGCTTGAATTCCGTACTTGCCGATTCCTGGGTGATGCGAACCGGGATTTCCCGGAGCATTGGTCCAATCTCTGCTATTGACGGTCCACGTGGGGTTTCCAGGGGCAATCCAAAATTTGGAGCGGCAAACATCCGGATTAGATCGATGTCAATATTTTCAACCGGGACTTCATTTCGCTGAAGCCAGGAGTACGATATCCGGTGCATGCCGGTTGAGGTCACCGGAATTTTATACCATGTCCCGCTCCGGTCTGTTTGTGCTTGTACGGTTTGCTTGGTCAAACTCTGAGATTGATCTCTGCGAAAAAGTGAGGCCGATTTCGTAGTCTCCTGAGTCCGTAATGCCATCGTATCAAATCGGGATAATTCTTCTGTCAACGGGGAGGTATTACCCCCTGTCCAGCTGATTCGGATAGTTGCACTGGTAAGAAGTTCGACCTGATCGCCATTCGGTCGGACCGGAATAAGGAGGAATTGACCCATATTATACCCGCGAAATGACTGATGTCCGATGAAAACAACCTCTGAGGATGAATTATATCCGTGTCCTGCCTCAGACGCCGGAGGAAGTGGGCCACTTTCTCTGCGAACGGTTTGTTTGTTAATTATTTCTATCTGTGGCGTCACATCTGGCTGAATAGGCACCCGAAAGCCAACCACAGGGGTGAGCCGGCCATCAACATTGACATTATCGGAGATGGAACCATTACCCCATAAACTATACTCGGAACCGTCAATTGTCTCAGTGTATTCCGTCCATTGAAAATCAACCTGATAATCCACATGGTGGTCTGAGGAAGATTGAATTGTGATCTCCCCCTTAATTTGTGTAGAAAGAAGGATTGGAAAAATCAGAAGCAGGGTAAGGACTAATCCAGGAAGAAAACGCATTCGGTATTTATCTTTCATCAATTGAAGGTTTGTTGGACTCGTTAAATCTGTGAATTTGGAATCTATACGTTCAATTACCCAAACCAGTTCCGTTAAAGTTACGATATTTTTAAGGATTTGTTAGCAAAAATACCGTAAGGGAGTTAACATCAGGGCGGTCCTGAAATCAAGAGGCCGATTTTGTCTGGCCATTTCCATACCCAATGCAAATGTTCGGTCAGCCTTAGGCTTATCGGACGGGCGCCAGTGTGGTAGTGAAAACAAGTTGCACGCCATTGGAACTCCATTTATATTTATCTGCTATAATGAAAAGAAGCCAAGACTATGTTTGAACGACTTTCGGAAAATTTAGATTCGGTCCTGAAGAAACTCAGGGGCAGAGGAAAATTAAGCGAAAAAAACATCTCTGACGGACTGCGTGAAGTCCGCCGGGCGCTATTAGAAGCCGACGTAAATTACAAGGTGGCAAAGAACTTTATTGCCTCGGTAAAAGAAAAAGCGGTCGGCAAAGAGGTGCTGGAGAGCATAACACCAGGTCAGCAGATTGTCAAAATAATCCACGACGAACTTGTGGAATTGCTCGGAGCGGAACGCTCGAAGCTGGAGCTGACGGGGAAGCCACCGCACGTTATTATGGTCGTGGGGCTTCAGGGTTCCGGAAAGACGACTTTTGTTACGAAACTTGGTAAGCATCTGCATGACAAGGGATATAGCCCGCTGTTAGTCGGGGCGGATGTCTATCGTCCTGCGGCGAAGGATCAGCTGCAAACAAATGCAGAAAAAGCGGGACTGCCGGCCTTTGTCACCGACCACGACCGCGTGCTGGATATTTGTACAGAAGCGAGACAGCATGCTCGCAAGCATCATGAGGATGTGTTGATACTCGACACAGCTGGCCGGCTACATATTGACGCCTCCATGATGGACGAGTTGTCTGATATCCGGAGTCAGTTGCGCCCGGACGAGATCCTGTTTGTCGCTGACGGGATGACCGGACAGGATGCCGTGAACGCTGCATCCGAATTCCTGAACCATCTTGATTTTACAGGCGTGGTTCTCACCAAGATGGACGGTGATGCCAGAGGAGGCGCAGCCTTATCGATTCGATCGGTAACCGAAAGACCGATCAAGTTTATGTCAGTCGGCGAGACGGTTGATTCCCTTGAACCCTTCCACCCGGATCGGCTGGCCAACCGAATCCTTGGCATGGGAGACGTCGTTTCTCTGGTGGAGAAAGCCGAGGAGACAATTGATGAGGAATCGGCGAAGGAACTAAATGAGAAAATTAAACGGAATGAGTTTTCTCTTGCAGATTTTCAGGAACAGTTGCAACAGATAAAAAATATGGGGCCACTTGACCAGCTATTGGATATGATTCCCGGTATGGGTAAGATCAAACAGCAGGGACTATCAGTTGACGGGGCTGAACTGGATAAAATTGAGGCGATGATCAGTTCCATGACCCCAGAGGAACGCCAGAAGCCCGGCATCATTAATGGAAGCCGGCGAAAGCGAATCGCCCGGGGCAGTGGTACCAGCGTCGGAGAAGTCAATCAACTGCTGAAACAGTTTCAACAGATGAAGAAAATGATGCAGCAAATGAATCAAGGAAAATTGAAGCGGCAGATGACCAGTTTGCCGTTCTAGCAGAGAGAACAAAGGAGGAAATCGTTGTCAGTTAAACTCAGAATGAAGCGGATGGGGCGGAAGAAGATTCCGTACTATCGGTTGATAGCCATTGATTCCCGGCGTCAGCGCGACGGGAAAGAACTTGAGCGCATCGGGGTATATAACCCGCTGCCGGATCAGGAAATATTTAACGTCGATGAAGACAAACTCTTCTACTGGCTGAGTCAGGGGGCGGAGCCGAGTGATACGGTTCGGACGCTGATGAAGAATCACGGGTTGGCCCTGAAGTGGCACCTGAAGTCTCAGGGAAAATCCGAAGAAGAGATAGAAAAAGAATATCAGAAATGGCAGCTGTTGCGGGAATCGAAAGCAGCGGCGGTGGCCGAACAGGAAAAGCGTAGCGCCAAGGAAGAAAAACCGGCTGAGCCAGCACCGGAACCTGAAGAAGTTGAAGCAGCGGAAGAGGAAGAAGTTGCTGTTGAGGCTCCGGATGATGATGTGGAAGAGACTGCTGATGCAGAAACGAAAGCAGCCGCGGATGAAGATGAAGAGGAACCCACGGCTGAAGCCGGGGCAGGCGAAGAAGTCGAAGAAGATGAGGCCGAAAAGGTCACTGAAGAGGATCAGGCGGTTGCGGAGGAAGACAAGGAGGCCGAGGCAAAAGCGGCGAAAGCGGAAGCCGAAGACGCAGATGAGGACGCGGACGACGCATCGGACGACGAATCGGACGAAGACAAGGAAGAAGACGAAGAAGAAAAAGAATAGGCCGATTTTCGCGGGCATTAATTGCTCCCCGATACAAGATTGCCAGAGGAAATCTGCAAGATGATTTCCGGTAGGTTGATGCGGTTACAAGCGGATTTCTCGTCAGCAAAGGTCTCATAGCGAGGTACCTTACACGGGATTGCGGGTGGATTGAACAAGGAGGCGTGACATGAAGGAATTCGTTGAATATATCGCAAAGCAGTTGGTAGATAATCCGGAGGCAGTGCAGGTAACACAAATCGATAGCGAAAAGACCACGATTTATGAATTATCCGTGGGTGATGGCGATTTGGGTAAAATCATTGGAAAAAAGGGCCGAACAGCTCAATCTATCCGAACGCTGCTGACGGCTGCCTCTGCAAAATTAGGTGGAAAACGCGCCCTGCTTGAGATTGTGGAATAACGGACAGGTTTCAGTACTTCTAACAATTTCCCTTAACTTCAGAGACATTATACATTTTCAATTAGAGGGTTATGAGTATACGACGTATTACAAACAGTGATTTATTTGTTTGCATTGGTAAAGTCCTCCGACCCGTTGGCGTAGAAGGGGCCGTGAAGATTCAGAACTATTCTGATATCACGGATCGATACACCTCGATTCAGGAAATTTATATCGGCCCGACCACCGAATTGGCCATCCCGTACCGTGTGGATACTGTCGAATACCGTGGAAAAGATATCGTCCTGCAGCTGGAGGACCACGGGAACATCGAAGGAGTTGAACATCTGCGCGGCTACTTTTGTTACCTCCCGCGTCTCGAAGATGAAGCGCTGGATGAGGATGAATTCTTCGTCGATGAATTGATTGGACTTACCGTTGAGAACACCGACCGGGTTGAAATCGGTCAGGTGAAAGATATCATTCAGGCGCCCGCCAATGATGTGTTGGTGATTAACAGTCAGGGAGACGAGATATTATTGCCGATGGTGCAAGAGTTTATCCAGGAAGTCAATCTGGGTGAAGGTATCGTTGTTGTACACCCCATCGAGGGGTTGGGAGGCCTGACGTGATGCAGATAGATATTATTACGGCATTCCCTGAAATCGTATCGGAGCCGCTCTCAGCGAGCATTCCGGCCCAGGCAGAAAAGAAAGGGCTGGTTGAATACCGCATCCATGATTTGCGGGATTTTACAACAGATAAACACCGGCAAATTGACGATTTGCCATATGGTGGTGGTCCGGGAATGATTCTGAAGCCCGAGCCGCTGTTTCGTGCAGTGGAAGCCCTTCGGGAACAGTGTGAAAATCACAGCCGGTGTGAGGTGATTTATCCCACGCCACAGGGGACTCCTTTTACTCAAAAATCGGCTGAAAATCTACGCGGATTGGAGCATCTGATCTTTATCTGTGGTAGATATAAAGGCATCGATGAGCGGGTACGTGAACAATTGGTGACCATGGAAATTTCTCTCGGTGACTTTGTGTTATCCGGCGGTGAGATCCCTGCGCTGGCAATCATTGACAGCACTGTCCGGCTCCTGCCGGGGGTGCTCCAAGACCCCGAATCGGCCGAGACGGATTCCTTTAGCAGTCGACTTCTGGATGGACCACATTACACGCGTCCTGAAGAATTCCGGGGACTGAAAGTTCCGGAGATTCTACTCTCGGGACACCATGCAAAAATCAGGGAATGGCGGGAAGAGCAACGACTGACACGAACCCGCGAGAGGCGTTCGGATTTACTAGTTGAAAAATGAATCCGATTACCAGTATATTACGAGACTATGTTATTGGGCTGTAGCATAATGGCAATGCACCTGGCTGTTAACCAGGCTACTGCAGGTTCGAATCCTGCCGGCCCAGCAAAAAATTTAGAAATAAAGACGGTGGCTGTCGCGCCAGTCACAGAAAATATAGAACCATTAAACGGTGGTGCCAGCCGAGAGGAACAGGGGGGACAAAAATGAATTTATTAGAATCTGTAGAAGCAACCCAGTTACGTGATGATATCCCGGAATTTCGTCCGGGGGATACAGTTGCAGTAGACGTTAAAGTTCGTGAAGGAGACAAAGAACGTCTCCAGCGATTTGAAGGGGTTGTAATCGCCCGGAAGGGATCCGGCATTAATGAGACGTTTACCGTCCGGAAGATATCCTACGGTATCGGTGTTGAAAGGGTATTCCCGTTACATTCACCGAATATCGCGAATATTAACCGGATTAAAGAAGGCCAGGTCCGGCGCGCCAAATTGTATTATCTGCGGAAGGTCAGAGGGAAAGCCGCCCGAATCAGGGAACGCCAGCAGTAACCGATACATTAATACATACTCATTTGAATGATATAAGCCATTCCGCGAACTCGGGATGGCTTTTTTCTTTTTAGGATAACCACATGACGCTATTGGAATTCGGACTGGTCACCGTCGTTGGGATTGTCGCAGGAATTGTCAATACTCTGGCCGGCGGCGGTTCTCTTTTGACGCTTCCGTTGCTTATCTTTCTGGGGTTGCCCGCCAGTCTGGCGAACGGAACGAACCGCGTTGCAGTATTAACTCAAACGCTGAGTGCTTCAGCCGGATTCCGCTCAAAGGGATTTAAAACCGTCCGGTACAGCTTGTTCCTTGCAGCACCAGCTGTAATCGGATCAGTCATGGGGGCATGGCTTGCCGTCGATATTTCTGATTCGCTGTTCGAACGGCTCCTTGGAATCGTAATGTTGATAATGGTCGGTATCATTCTCTGGAACCCCACCCGCCGGCTTGAAGGTAATGCTGAAAACCTCACTCCTAAACGAAAATGGGTTGCCGCATTTTGCTTTCTTTTCGTCGGCTTTTACGGCGGCTTTATCCAGGCCGGAGTTGGCTTTTTCGTCATCGCCACCCTCTCCCTGGTCAACGGGTTCGATCTGATAAAGACCAACAGTCACAAGGTAGTCATCAATAGCGTGTACATCTTTGTTGCGCTCCTGGTTTTTGCGTTCCACGGCGAAGTGGACTGGATTGTGGGATTTCTCCTGGCTATTGGTATGGGAATCGGTGGCTGGCTCGGCAGTCATCTGGCTGTGGAAAAGGGGGAACCGTTGATCCGTGCGGTTCTCGTTATCGCCGTTGTCGGGATGGCAATAAAACTCCTGGCAGGATTCTGAGAATACCCCGGGTACGCTTGCTTTCATTTTGTTCCGCCGTTACCTTTAATATTCAACAAATGAACGGAAATGACTCATGGCTAACCAGGCACTCCTCAAGCAAATCCCGTCCGTCGATACCGTATTGGATGACCTCGACGATGAAAAGTATAATCTACCCAGAGAGTTCGTCTTGCAGACAGTTCGCACTGTGCTCGGTGACTTACGAACCGAAATACTCGACGGCAAAGAATATCCACAGAACGATCTCGAGTCGATTGCCCTTAATAGGATAAAAGATTTTTGCAAAATCAGAAGCGCCGGATCGATGCAATCCGTAGTAAATGCTACAGGAATCGTTTTGCATACCGGGTTGGGGCGGGCACCGCTATCGACATCTGCCAGAGATGCCTTGAGCCGCTCGGCTGAAGGCTATTGCAATCTGGAGTTTGACCTGGAGTCAGGGCAACGGGGACAGCGCAACGATCATATTGAAGACCTGCTCTGTGCGCTGACGGGGGCGGATGCGGGACTTATGGTGAATAACAACGCTGCAGCAGTTATGCTGTCGCTGAATACGCTTGCCGAGGGCGGCGAAGCCATTATCTCCCGGGGGCAATTGGTGGAGATTGGTGGCTCATTTCGCATTCCGGACGTGATGGCAAAATCCGGGGCAGTGATGGTTGAGGTGGGAACTACAAACCGGACTCATCTCCGGGATTACGAAAATGCTATTACCGATGATGCGGCAATGATCCTCATAGCTCATACCAGCAATTATAAAATCGAGGGATTTACTGCAACACCTGATCTCAGGGATATCCTTTCTCTGGCACACGCGAACGATCTCCCGGTAATGTACGACCTGGGAAGTGGTGCGCTCTTTGAGATGGAACAATACGGGCTCCCCCACGAGCATATTGTCAGCGAGATCGTTGAAGCAGACGTAGACGTGGTTACCTTCAGTGGCGATAAACTCATCGGAGGCCCGCAAGCCGGACTTATCGTTGGCAAAAAGCAGTATGTGGATAGGATTAAACGGAATCCTATGACTCGTGCGCTACGATGTGACAAACTGATTTATTCAGCAATGGAAGCAACGCTGCAGACCTATACGAATCCGGAACAACTCCCGAAACGAAACACGACATACACACTGCTTACGCAATCGATGGATACACTGGAAGAGTTGGGGGAAGCCGTTCTGTCAGAGTTAGACGGAGAAGTTATCGAAACACTGGGAATAAAATTAACGGATGCGGAAACCGAAGCCGGCAGCGGATCACTCCCGACGGAGAAAATTCCCGGGAAAGCATTAGTGATTACCTCTGCCCAGTGGTCGGCCCAGAAAATGATGCGATGGATGCGGAGATATGAAACTCCTGTCGTGGGCTACATCTCCGAAGACAAATGTTTCTTTAACCTGCGGGCGGTAATGCGGGAACAGATCGCCATTCTGGTAAACGCCTTTACAGCACTGGCGGAGGCAATGGACGAATAATGCAGCCGATTATCTGGGGAACAGCAGGCCATATCGATCACGGGAAGACCGCGCTTATCGAAGCGCTTACCGGCACCAACACCGACCGGCTGCAGGAGGAACAGGAGCGCGGCGTCACTATCGACATCGGATTCGCATTCCTGAACGATGATATTTCGTTTATCGATGTTCCCGGTCACGAAAAATTCATTAAAAACATGGTGACCGGTGTCGCTACTATTGACGCGGCTCTGCTGGTGATTGCGGCCGATGACGGTGTGATGCCCCAAACACGGGAGCACCTGGCGATCCTGGATTTGCTGGGAGTCTCCGCCGGAGTCATCGCATTGACCAAATCAGACATCGCCGATCCGGACTGGTTAGAGCTTGTTGAGGAGACTATCAGGGAGTGGGCTACAAATACGGGGTTTGAGAATGCCACCATTGTTCGGACAAGCGCAGAAACCGGTCAGGGGATAGACGAGCTCCGGGAGGAAATCCTGGATATCTCCGGAAAAGTCCCGCGCCGGCTGGACAGAAAAATCCCCAGATTGCCGGTAGATCGCGTCTTCACGGTGAAAGGGTTTGGAACTGTGGTGACTGGAAGCGTCCTCTCAGGGGACTTTCGGAACGGAGTTTCGTGTGACGTTTTGCCCGGGCGTAAAACGGTAAAAGTTCGTGGAATTCAATCTCACGGTCACGACGTAGAGTCTGTAGGTATGAGTGAGCGGGCAGCGCTGAATCTTGGTGGTGTGGAGACCGAGGACATCCAGCGAGGCGACCAGATAACCAACGAAGGATTCCTCTCCGCTACGGAGACGTTGTATGTGAACGCCAAACTATTGCCTGATACGGAACATGTCCTGGGGCAAAACCAACGGGTCAGGATTCACCTGGGTACGACCGAAATCCTCGGGCGGTGCTCCATTTTGTCCGCCAATGTTATTCATCCGGGAGAAACGGGATTTGTCAAATTGCGTCTGGAAGAAACCGCGGTTGTGGGGTATCAGGATCGGTTTATTCTACGGTTTTATTCGCCCATGGAAACCATAGGCGGTGGAAAGGTCCTCTATTCGTCCCGGTTTCCGAACCAAAACAAAAAGCAGGTGCTTGAGCATCTGGAGAACCTGCAATCACCGGAAATCCGCGAGGCTTCTCTTGCATTCCTTCAGATTGCGCACCCGGATTTTTTATCTTTGGACGCATTGAGCAAGGCGATGTTCTACGGAAAAGACCTGTTACGAAATCCCGTAAAAAAACTAGTGGACGAAGGCTTATTGGCGGAATTTTTACTTGATGGCCAGACGAAATACGGCACGACCTCAGGTATAGAAAACCTGCGAGATCGAGCCGTAGAAATTGTCGCCGCATATCAGAAAAACCATCCTATGGAACCCGGCATCAAACGTTCACAGCTGGAGCAAAACCTTGATATTCCCGGACAAACGTTTCAGACAATTATTCGTCTGTTAATTGAGGATGGAGAACTGGTAGAAGAGGGACCGCTTCTGCGTACGCCGGATTTTGAAATCCGGTTGTCCGACTCCGATGCAAACCTCAAAAAAGATATTGAAGAGAAAATTCGCGCAGATGGAATGCAACCGCCATCGCTGGGAGATCTGGCGGAACATTTTTCTCTGGAAGAAAAGCGACTGCGGCAATTTCTGAAGATTTTGATCTACGAAAAATCCATTGAGCGGTTGCCGGACGACCTGTATTTTCACAAAAGTGCTAAAGCTAACTTGAAGAACCATTTACAGACATTTTTTGCTGAAGATGAGACATTGTCGGTAGGTGAATTTAAAGATATTATAGGCGGAAGCCGGAAGTATGCTATTCCGCTTTTGGAATACTCGGATCAGCAGGGATGGACCATGCGGGATGGGGAAGTCCGCCGAAAATACAACCTTTAATAGCACACAGATGACGCAGATTGGGCAGATGACCACGGGTAAAAACAAATATTAAATGAGAACGAAATTGAAAAATATGTCGGTAATCAGTGGATATCTTGCCGTTTCAGTGTTCCCCGACTTGTCGGGGACTGCGTGCCATTTTTTGAGTGTTAGATAAATGGCGAAGCCGAAATCAGATACCACTCCATTGATGCGGCAGTACCAGGGCATCAAGAAGAAACACCGGGACGCAATTCTGTTGTTCCGGATGGGCGACTTCTACGAAACGTTCAACGAGGACGCCAAGATAGCTGCCAAGGTGCTGGGGATTACGCTGACCACTCGTTCTAACGGGAAGGCGGCAGAGGTGCCGCTGGCGGGATTCCCGCATCATGCCATGGAAGCGTATCTCCATAAGCTGCTGAAAGCGGGACACAAGGTTGCTATCTGCGAGCAGGTGGAGGATCCGAAGCAGGCCACGGGCGTGGTGAAGCGTGACGTGGTGGAGGTGGTGACACCCGGTACAGCGGTCACCGACAAATTTCTGGATCATAAGCGGAATAATTTTCTCATGTCCGCCCTGCAGGAAGGGGAGACCGTCGGTGTGGCTATCGTGGACGTCTCCACCGGGGAGTTCCAGGTGACGGAAGTCCCGGAAGAGGAGTTCGAAGATCTGGTCTCTGCCTATCAGCCCAGCGAATTGATTATCCCGAATCAGCAGTTGGACGATTTCCACGGATTACTTCCATCCTGGAACGGCATTTTCACAGATCTGGATGACTGGATTTTTTCCAGAGATTACGCCCAAGAGCAAATCGAGGAGTATTTCCAGGTGTCCACGGTCAAAGGCTTCGGTATCGAAGGGCTGCCGATGGCAGTCCGGGCCGGGGGCGTCATCCTGCACTATATCCTGGAAAATTACCAGCAGAATCTGGCGCATATTACCGGGATTAGCCGGCGCACCAGCGAGAAGTTTGTCGGCCTGGACAGCGCCACCATTCGGAATCTGGAATTGTTCGAATCCATCCGTGGTGGAGGCGTAGAAGGGACACTGCTCTCCATCATCGATGCGACTGTGACGGCAGCCGGCGGCCGCAGATTACGCCAGTGGATTGCTCAGCCACTGAATGATCTGGAAGATATTCTGCATCGTCAGTCCATCATCAAGCCGATCTTCGATTCGGAGAATCTCCGGGAAAACCTGGCCGATCATCTGGAAAAAGTGAGTGATCTCGAGCGAATTCTGTCCCGGCTTAGCACGGGACGGGCCAATCCCAAGGAAGTGGTGAGCCTCAAGCGAACGCTGCAGCAGGTTGCACCGTTGACCGGGATTCTTACGGAGACAGCAATTGAATCTCTGGAAGACTTTGTGGATGGTTTTCCGGATATGGATGATTTAATCGAATATATCGACAATGCAGTCGTTGATGACCCGCCGCAGAAGTTGCAGGATGGCGGGATAATCGAAGAAGGGTATCACGAGGAATTGGACGAGCTCCGGGAGGTGAAACTCCACGGGAAGGAATGGATTGCCGAGACCCAGCAGAAAGAACGGGAAAAGCTGGACATTCCTTCACTAAAGATCGGATATAACAAGGTCTTTGGTTACTACATTGAGGTGACCAAAACCCATACCGATAAAATCCCGGATGATTATATCCGGAAACAAACTCTGGTAAATTCCGAGCGATACATCACCGAAGAGCTTAAGGAGTACGAGGAGAGGATCCTCGGTGCTGAAGAGAAAATAGAATCTCTGGAATATGAACTGTTTCAGGAGATCCGTGAACATATTATCACCTACGCGAAGGCCATCCAGAAGACCGCCGACCTGCTTGCGCAATTGGATTGTTATGTTGGGCTGGCGGAAGTTGCCCGGCGCCGAAATTACGTCCAGCCAATGGTGGAGGTGAGCGATCGAATTGAGATCAAAGACGGCCGCCACCCGGTGGTGGAGGAACTGCTGCCGCCTGGCGACGAGTTTATCGCTAACGATTATGCCGCCGATACCACAGAGCGGCAAATTCAGCTGGTTACCGGTCCGAACATGGCGGGGAAATCCACATATCTCAGACAGATCGGGTTGATTGTGCTCCTGGCGCAGATGG
It encodes the following:
- a CDS encoding KH domain-containing protein, yielding MKEFVEYIAKQLVDNPEAVQVTQIDSEKTTIYELSVGDGDLGKIIGKKGRTAQSIRTLLTAASAKLGGKRALLEIVE
- the rimM gene encoding ribosome maturation factor RimM (Essential for efficient processing of 16S rRNA), whose translation is MSIRRITNSDLFVCIGKVLRPVGVEGAVKIQNYSDITDRYTSIQEIYIGPTTELAIPYRVDTVEYRGKDIVLQLEDHGNIEGVEHLRGYFCYLPRLEDEALDEDEFFVDELIGLTVENTDRVEIGQVKDIIQAPANDVLVINSQGDEILLPMVQEFIQEVNLGEGIVVVHPIEGLGGLT
- the rplS gene encoding 50S ribosomal protein L19 translates to MNLLESVEATQLRDDIPEFRPGDTVAVDVKVREGDKERLQRFEGVVIARKGSGINETFTVRKISYGIGVERVFPLHSPNIANINRIKEGQVRRAKLYYLRKVRGKAARIRERQQ
- the selB gene encoding selenocysteine-specific translation elongation factor; translated protein: MQPIIWGTAGHIDHGKTALIEALTGTNTDRLQEEQERGVTIDIGFAFLNDDISFIDVPGHEKFIKNMVTGVATIDAALLVIAADDGVMPQTREHLAILDLLGVSAGVIALTKSDIADPDWLELVEETIREWATNTGFENATIVRTSAETGQGIDELREEILDISGKVPRRLDRKIPRLPVDRVFTVKGFGTVVTGSVLSGDFRNGVSCDVLPGRKTVKVRGIQSHGHDVESVGMSERAALNLGGVETEDIQRGDQITNEGFLSATETLYVNAKLLPDTEHVLGQNQRVRIHLGTTEILGRCSILSANVIHPGETGFVKLRLEETAVVGYQDRFILRFYSPMETIGGGKVLYSSRFPNQNKKQVLEHLENLQSPEIREASLAFLQIAHPDFLSLDALSKAMFYGKDLLRNPVKKLVDEGLLAEFLLDGQTKYGTTSGIENLRDRAVEIVAAYQKNHPMEPGIKRSQLEQNLDIPGQTFQTIIRLLIEDGELVEEGPLLRTPDFEIRLSDSDANLKKDIEEKIRADGMQPPSLGDLAEHFSLEEKRLRQFLKILIYEKSIERLPDDLYFHKSAKANLKNHLQTFFAEDETLSVGEFKDIIGGSRKYAIPLLEYSDQQGWTMRDGEVRRKYNL
- the ffh gene encoding signal recognition particle protein, with product MFERLSENLDSVLKKLRGRGKLSEKNISDGLREVRRALLEADVNYKVAKNFIASVKEKAVGKEVLESITPGQQIVKIIHDELVELLGAERSKLELTGKPPHVIMVVGLQGSGKTTFVTKLGKHLHDKGYSPLLVGADVYRPAAKDQLQTNAEKAGLPAFVTDHDRVLDICTEARQHARKHHEDVLILDTAGRLHIDASMMDELSDIRSQLRPDEILFVADGMTGQDAVNAASEFLNHLDFTGVVLTKMDGDARGGAALSIRSVTERPIKFMSVGETVDSLEPFHPDRLANRILGMGDVVSLVEKAEETIDEESAKELNEKIKRNEFSLADFQEQLQQIKNMGPLDQLLDMIPGMGKIKQQGLSVDGAELDKIEAMISSMTPEERQKPGIINGSRRKRIARGSGTSVGEVNQLLKQFQQMKKMMQQMNQGKLKRQMTSLPF
- the trmD gene encoding tRNA (guanosine(37)-N1)-methyltransferase TrmD, whose amino-acid sequence is MQIDIITAFPEIVSEPLSASIPAQAEKKGLVEYRIHDLRDFTTDKHRQIDDLPYGGGPGMILKPEPLFRAVEALREQCENHSRCEVIYPTPQGTPFTQKSAENLRGLEHLIFICGRYKGIDERVREQLVTMEISLGDFVLSGGEIPALAIIDSTVRLLPGVLQDPESAETDSFSSRLLDGPHYTRPEEFRGLKVPEILLSGHHAKIREWREEQRLTRTRERRSDLLVEK
- the rpsP gene encoding 30S ribosomal protein S16, translated to MSVKLRMKRMGRKKIPYYRLIAIDSRRQRDGKELERIGVYNPLPDQEIFNVDEDKLFYWLSQGAEPSDTVRTLMKNHGLALKWHLKSQGKSEEEIEKEYQKWQLLRESKAAAVAEQEKRSAKEEKPAEPAPEPEEVEAAEEEEVAVEAPDDDVEETADAETKAAADEDEEEPTAEAGAGEEVEEDEAEKVTEEDQAVAEEDKEAEAKAAKAEAEDADEDADDASDDESDEDKEEDEEEKE
- the selA gene encoding L-seryl-tRNA(Sec) selenium transferase, with the protein product MANQALLKQIPSVDTVLDDLDDEKYNLPREFVLQTVRTVLGDLRTEILDGKEYPQNDLESIALNRIKDFCKIRSAGSMQSVVNATGIVLHTGLGRAPLSTSARDALSRSAEGYCNLEFDLESGQRGQRNDHIEDLLCALTGADAGLMVNNNAAAVMLSLNTLAEGGEAIISRGQLVEIGGSFRIPDVMAKSGAVMVEVGTTNRTHLRDYENAITDDAAMILIAHTSNYKIEGFTATPDLRDILSLAHANDLPVMYDLGSGALFEMEQYGLPHEHIVSEIVEADVDVVTFSGDKLIGGPQAGLIVGKKQYVDRIKRNPMTRALRCDKLIYSAMEATLQTYTNPEQLPKRNTTYTLLTQSMDTLEELGEAVLSELDGEVIETLGIKLTDAETEAGSGSLPTEKIPGKALVITSAQWSAQKMMRWMRRYETPVVGYISEDKCFFNLRAVMREQIAILVNAFTALAEAMDE
- a CDS encoding sulfite exporter TauE/SafE family protein → MTLLEFGLVTVVGIVAGIVNTLAGGGSLLTLPLLIFLGLPASLANGTNRVAVLTQTLSASAGFRSKGFKTVRYSLFLAAPAVIGSVMGAWLAVDISDSLFERLLGIVMLIMVGIILWNPTRRLEGNAENLTPKRKWVAAFCFLFVGFYGGFIQAGVGFFVIATLSLVNGFDLIKTNSHKVVINSVYIFVALLVFAFHGEVDWIVGFLLAIGMGIGGWLGSHLAVEKGEPLIRAVLVIAVVGMAIKLLAGF